The segment GACAGCTATACTCAAAGCATTGTAAATTAGCCATTTCTGCTGACAAACAATCATTAAGAGTATAACAATGGGTTTGATCAAGTTCAGCAATGTATACTTACTCCGTAACAAAATTCATATCCATAATGCTGCACCCTCCTTTTAGATAGACTTATCCAAGGCCTTTCATCAACTGCTGCCAGTAACTCctgaaaaacacaaattataCACCAAGCTCTAATAAAACAATACATGCAAACACAccccacaaataaaaaataagagttttGCTTCAGAAAGGCATCCACGCCCGCCCGAAAAGCTAAAAAGCAGAAACATTGCTAACCTTTTCTTCCTGAGGACTGAGAAAATCATGAACCAAATAAAGCCCAGGAATATTAACCTCCGAGTCCAGCAGTGAAACAGGAATGTGTTCATTAACCTGCTGGCTCTCAGCCTCACAATTTGGTTGAATAACTGAATACCGAATATGCAAAGACCTGCCACCAAGATCAGCACAAGATTTCCCATTCAGTGCAGTAAGAGCTTGTTGGGCAGAATTAGCTTCGGAATAAGAAACTATAACACGTGTTCCGCTTTCATCTGCTGCGTAAATTCCTTTCACCTCTCCAAAGGTGTTAAACACGGAAGCAATTGTGTCATAAGAAAGCCCAACCGCTGGTCCACAGTTGGCTACGTAGAGATAAGGACTTGGTGAATCGGTTGCCGGTGTTTTGGGCCGTGTGAATCTTGGGACGCCCATGTTTGGAGAGACGGCGGGTGTTATGGTGGCTGGTGAAACAGTAGACGGCAGTTTAGGCCAGCTGATGCcgatgtataaaaaaaatgttaaaagagaAGGCAAACTCACACTATTTACTGTAATAGTAAAGTGagcaaaaaaaacttatatgtcTTTTAactaggattatttttttttacacgtGACGTtattcattatatattttattttacgatgttttatttattattttaatgaatgataaaattaccaTAGTACCTCTAAgtcaacaaaatttaatttgtacGGCATGGATGTTTTGgacttttccttttaatatacaataaaattacaaatataacTTTGGATAAGAGAGTTTAAGCCATTAAAATAGGGGTATTTACAtcttttaactttgttttttttatagtcaaagataataatataatttattatttaattatttttaaaaaaattaaaaaaatagatatcatgCGAGGAGGCACCATGCATTTTAGGTGGCATGCACGGTATCTCCAGTGATGaataataatatagtttttatggttttcaagtttaactttcaaataaaatttatgatttctgttataataacaacaataataataataaaagtagtTGTAGTAATAGTATTAGTAATTGtgatagtaacaacaacaatagtagtaataatagtatcagtaatagtaaaaataataataatagcattgataatgataataatgaaactaataataatattattaacagtaataataataataataacaacaataataataatttaaaagttatataaaacctaaattaattcgCTTCTTATTACCCAACTTATATACTTATCATACGACTTGAGTTTACTTAATCTTTATATATTACATaccttcaatgttttttttccatgatatcaatgtttttttcattttgtttatttactattgttatcaaattttttttatagtttaattaaaataaaattaacttgttaCGCACAGgattttaatttaagttattatttttatttttaaaaaaactcacttGTAGAATCTAGAGATTATTTTTTCCACAAGGAAAAAATACGAACCAGTGAGTGTTTATATGTAGAGCGTGTTTGGTaatgtggttgcgggtgcttttcaaataacttttcgtgtcaaaatacatgccaatgattttttttattttttaaaaaattatttttgacatcagcatatcaaaacgatccaaaatatacaaatcatattaaattttaataaaaaaaaattaaattttttaaaaacacaatcgCAACTACTTTCCATTTTAGCCTGTAGTCAATTACTATAAAATAGACTACAATAGCTATCTCCAGACCTGACAAGGAAGCTGAGTGGGCCGATGGGTTGGTACCAGCCCATATAGTTTTACTGGGCTGGGCTTTATCATTAAATATCTTGGTGTACgggctggattttttttttaattcccaaATTTTCGGTACTTTTTATACACAgtattctagttttattttctacaaaaaaaaaaaaaaacaactactgcttgtttagattttttttgttaagcatTTTAAGTCTGGCAATTGAAGAAAATGTTTATAAATTAATCAGATATTTCTCCCTGAAATAATCGGTTTCTCAAATAATGtcagtttttttcatgttttcaaaacaataagttcaagatcaataataattaatatatgtctttcatgatattatataaaattatcatgtaAATGCTTCtagtttaaattataaaatttaagttaCTAAAAatgtgtaatttatttattttaatttaagagctttaatttttttcaaaataggttTAGAAAACCTAAATTAGGATATTAAAACTATACTGTCAATTATTGATAGGAAGATACTTGTGTATCacaaaatatcaagaaattagaaggggaaaaaagcattatttttttaagatagttttttttatcaaaatatttatagataaattatagCATAGTCTAAATACCTTAAAGTTCAAGTTGGACTGCtcacaatttaataattaacaattaagaaaaaataaaataaaaatattattttactgtttattgTTGTTCATGACACAACTGTACAGTGGATGTGAATGAGAAGCTGTTGTTCATAAACAGTTCACTTTAGGTTTATTTTACCTAACTAATGCTATTGTGATATTAactcttttttaaaagtattttttatataaaaataatataaaaatattaattttaacattaatgcattaaacactaaaaaaattaaattaaaattaaaaaattaaatttttttaaaaatacttttgaataaAAGGGTTAACGTTGGAGtgtagttgtgattgttttttaaaatattttttatattgaaatgcatcaaaatgatatttttttatttttaaaaaattattttaagataaattcatcaaaacaatttaaaacatataaaaaattaatttttaatataatcatcCGATTAAGCTATCCTTTTTTACCTTCTTGTTCTCCCTCTTTATTGTTTGGTTTATGATTGGTTATGGTTTTTTGGTCAATTGACAGGCCATCTTGACGGTGCATTTAATGGACTGCCTCAGACACGTGGATTACGCAgaggttttctttgattttttttttcccattatttCAGTCCTTTGAATTTGCAAACATTCCTACTTGGTTCCTTTTCTTATAATggtttttagaaataaattatgaattcatAAGGAAGCATGGGATGCTGGCATGACACCATACAAATGCAATGCAAGGTATCAGTTTTTTCGGACGTCGGGTATATTAATAAAACCcacttattttattaatttcaaaatatgtttattttagttgttatatttgattaaaataaaaattaatgttagaGTTCTTTCAAATAATTAGTCTATCagatttcattatatatattttttattatatatatcttttgttGATGTCTTGTTAAATAAAACTAGTAAgggtgtggttgcggttgctttttaaagtgttttttactcaaaaatatattaaaataatattttttttattttttaaaatttatttttgatattaacgcattaaaacaatctaataatactaaaaaattattaattttaaataaaaaaatcaaaacttttaagAACATGGGTTGGATCGTTTTCCGAATGGTCCCTGAGACTTTCTATCCAAATCATGTTGAACTTCTAATTCTACCATTATTCTAGctcaatttcaaaatattattttataaccgaGGCTTTGATCATATGACTCATTCcataaatattatgttatttacGGGATAGGCTTGGTAGTGtttagtattataataatagtttttttaaaagtattttttatttaaaaatatattattatttaaaaaaattatttttaatatcaacacactagatttattaaaaaaaattaatttttaaaaaaaattccgcAAACACATAACCaaagaaataaaagggaaaGGGCTCCTAGCCAGGAAAATATTCACATATTTTAGGATGAACCATGCTGGAAATAAACCAGGTTCGGAACAAAATTGtgtgtattaattaatttcttgagtAAGTCCAGGTCTTGAtcttcaaaagaaaagagagagaataagaagaagaaaaaaacgtAAGGGGGTCGAGTTGCTTAAGTAAAACTATAACTAGATTGATCAAT is part of the Populus nigra chromosome 8, ddPopNigr1.1, whole genome shotgun sequence genome and harbors:
- the LOC133701757 gene encoding alkylated DNA repair protein ALKBH8 homolog isoform X2; this translates as MGVPRFTRPKTPATDSPSPYLYVANCGPAVGLSYDTIASVFNTFGEVKGIYAADESGTRVIVSYSEANSAQQALTALNGKSCADLGGRSLHIRYSVIQPNCEAESQQVNEHIPVSLLDSEVNIPGLYLVHDFLSPQEEKELLAAVDERPWISLSKRRVQHYGYEFCYGTRNVDTKLHLGKLPSFVSSVLERISLFPGLNSSTSILLDQLTVNEYPPGVGLSPHIDTHSAFEGLIFSLSLAGPCIMEFRRYLDGSWVPDAASSAYTKVENVDNCSNLVRRSLYLPPRSILLLSGEARYAWQHYIPHHKIDMVNQSVIRRGARRVSFTFRKVCLCTT